GCGAACTCCTCGAGGGGGCCATCGTCGACAAGGACCCGGTCCACGACGACATGCCGACCGAGGTCGAAGAGGCGAAGGTGCTCCTGCTGAACGAGCCAATCGAGGTCGAGGAGGCCGACGTCGACACCAACGTCAGCATCGACAGCCCCGACCAGCTCCAGCAGTTCCTCGATCAGGAGGAGGCCCAGCTCAAGAAGAAGGTCGAGCAGATCGTGGAGACCGGCGCGGACGTCGTCTTCTGTCAGAAGGGCATCGACGACCTCGCCCAGCACTACCTCGCGAAGGAGGGCATCCTGGCAGTGCGCCGCGCGAAGAAGAGCGATCTGGAGTTCCTGAAGGAGGTGCTGGACGCCTCGATCGTCTCCGATCTGGACAGCGCCACGAGCGAGGACCTCGGCGAGGGCAGCGTCGTCCGCGACGAGACCGACGAGATGTTCTACGTCACCGGTGAGGACTCCCACGGCGCCACCCTTCTCCTCCGAGGGTCGACCGAGCACGTCGTCGACGAACTCGAACGCGGCATCTCCGACGCCCTCGAGGTCGTCGCCCAGACCGTCTCCGACGGGCGCGTGCTCTCGGGCGGCGGGGCGATCGAGGTCGAACTGGCCTCGCGCCTGCGCGACTACGCCGACTCCGTGAGCGGTCGCGAACAGCTCGCGGTCGAGGCGTTCGCCGACGCGCTCGAACTCGTCCCCCGCGTGCTCGCCGAGAACGCCGGCCTCGATTCGATCGACACGCTCGTCGACCTGCGTGCGGCCCACGAGTCGGGCGAGTCGCGCGCCGGCCTGAACGTGTTCTCGGGAGACGTCGAGGACACCTTCGAGGCGGGCATCGTCGAGCCGGCCCACGCCAAGGAGCAGGCGCTGACGAGCGCCACCGAGGCGGCGAACCTCGTGCTCAAGATCGACGACATCATCTCCGCCGGCGACCTCTCGACCGACAAGGGCGACGACGAGGAGGGCGGCGCACCCGGCGGCATGGGTGGCATGGGCGGAATGGGCGGCATGGGCGGCGCGATGTGAGATAGGCGCGTCGATCACCGCTTCACCCCCGACCGTCGTCGTATCGGCTGCCGTTTTCGGAGAACCGACCTCGATTTCTTTCGTGCATCCACGACCGCTAGCGATGCCCGTACTGGCGAACGGATTCGCCGATGTCTCGGTCGGGTTCGTGGCGTCCGTTCAGATGGAACTAAGAGGCTTCCGCAATATTCGCCGCCCATGCAGACGCTGCTTTTGAACAGCGACGACGTGGCCGAGAACGCGCGTCTCTCCGAGTTGATCCCCGCGATCGAGGACGCCTTCGCCGCCTACGAGCGCGGCGACGCTCAGATGCCGCCGAAATCCTACATCGACCTGCCCCAGTACAACGGCGACTTCCGCTCGATGCCCGCCTACCTCGATGCAGGGGAGTGGGACGCCGCCGGGATCAAGTGGGTGAACGTCCACCCCGACAACCCCGCCGACCACGACCTTCCCACGGTTCTGGGGACGATGATCTACTCGGACCCCGAGACCGCAGTACCATTAGCGATCATGGACGGAACCGAACTCACTATGCAGCGCACCGGCGCGGCCGCGGCGGTCGCCACCGACCACCTCGCCGTCGCCGAGGCGAGTTCGATGGGGATCGTCGGCGCGGGCGCACAGGCGTACACCCAACTGGCGGCGATCGCCGAGATCCGTCCCATCCGGAAGGTGATAATCAGCGACCTCGACGACGAGCGCGTCGAGCGCTTCGTCTCCCATTTCTCCGACCGCTTCGACGTCTCCGGGGGATCGATCCAGGAGGCCGCCTCGTGTGACGTCCTTTCTACTGTTACCCCCGTCGAGGATCCGATCGTCCCCCGCGAGGCCGTCGGCGAACACACCCACGTCAACGCGATGGGCGCGGACGCCGAAGGAAAACACGAGATCGCCGACGAGGTCCTGCTCGACGCCAAACTCGTCATCGACGACCACGCCCAGACCACCCACTCCGGCGAGATCAACGTGCCCTATAACGAGGGCGTGCTGACGGACGGGGACATCCACGCCGCGATCGGCGAGATCGTCGTCGGAAACCGGGAGGGTCGGACGCCCGAGGACGGGATCACCGTGTTCGACTCGACGGGGCTCGCCATTCAAGACGTGGCCGCCGCTCACGTGGTCTACGAACACGCCGCCGAGAACGACAACGGCTACCCGTTCGACCTGCTCGGACTCAACTAGCCCGCTGGTCGATCGCGTCGAAGACCTTCGTCAGCGCCCAGACGATGACGATGAACGGGAGCAGTGGAACGAGCAACACCAACAGGACGAGGAAGTAGGTGACCCCGATCAGGTTCATCTCCTCGTCCGGCCGTCCCCGGTAGTACGGCGTCACCGTCCGCAGGGTCTTTTTCACCGTGGAATCCTCCGAATCGCTCATACTTCGAATAGAACGCCTGACAGGATAACCCTTTTCGCGCCGACTTCAGGGGACCGGCGATCAGTCCTCGATGTGGATCGCCGGCCGGCCCGGTTCGGCCTTTCGGACGACGTCGTCGGCCGCGTCGGCGGCGCGGATCACCCCGACGGGGGCCTCGAACTCGCGTTCGAGCAGCCACGCGGCGGCTTCGAGCGCCGCGTGTTCCCCCTCGGGCGGGAGCGTCATCGACAGCGCCTCGCGCTCGGCCTGCAGGTCCTGGCCGTAGTCGGCCGCGGCGTCACCCTGCTCGCGGATGTGATCGTGGCCCATGAGTTCGCCGATCAGGTTCTCGGCGTCGCTCTCGACCGCGATCTCGAGGGCGTCGTACTTCCAGTCGGGGGCGACGACGACGTCGATTCGCTTCGGATCCTCGATCCCGGCCACCTCGACGATGTCGCGGACGTCCTTGCGGGTGTTCTCGACCAGCCGACGGCGCTTTTCGACGTACTCCCGGTCGATCTCTGCGCTCGGCCAGTCGGCGTCGACGACGAATCCCTCCGATCCTAGCCTCGCCCACAGCGACTCGGCGAGGTGGGGCGCGACCGGCGCGAGCAGCCGAACCACCGCCGACAGCCCGCGCTCGTACGTCGCGGCGTGGGGTTCGGTGTACGCGGCGTACTGCCGGAGCGTCCGAACCAGCTCCTGGGTCTCCCGCAGCGCCTCGTTGAACGTCAGGTCGTCGAACGCGTCGGTTGCGATGGCGACCGTCGCGTCGATCTCGCTCCCGACGTAGCTCGCGACGGCGTCGTCCGCGCCGGCGGGCGCGTCCTCGACGTGGCTTTCGACCATCCCCTTCAGCCGGCCGAGGAAGGCGTACGTCGAGCGCACGCCCTCCTCGCTCCAGTCGAAGTCGCGCTCGGGCTGGGCCGCCTGCATCATGAACAGGCGGGCGGTGTCCGCGCCGTACTCCTCGACGATGCGCTGGGGCGAGACGACGTTCCCCTTCGATTTGGACATCTTCTCGCCCTCCAACTGGACCATCCCCTGGGCGAGCAAGTTGGTGAACGGCTCGCGGTGTTCGAGGCCCTCGTGGTCGGCCAGCACCTTCGTGAAGAAGCGCGCGTACAGCAGGTGCATCACGGCGTGCTCGATGCCGCCGACGTACTGGTCGACGGGCATCCAGTCGCTCGCGCGCTCGCGGTCGAACGGCGCCTCGTCGAGATCGGGCGAGACATACCTGAGAAAGTACCACGAGGAGTCGACGAAGGTGTCCATCGTGTCGGTCTCGCGTTCGGCGTCCGCACCGCAGTCGGGACAGGTCGTCTCCTTCCACTCCTCGGCGGCGTCGAGCGGGTTGCCGGTGGTGTTGACGAACTCGGGGAGTTCGACCGGCAACTCCTCGTCGGGGACCATGACGGGACCACACTCGGGGCAGTGGACGACCGGGATGGGCGTCCCCCAGTAGCGCTGGCGCGAGATCCCCCAGTCGCGCAGTTGGTACTGCGTGGTCCACTCGGCGCTCTCGACCTCCTCGGTGATCCGCTCGCGGGCCGTCTCGCTGTCCAGTCCCGAGTGCTCCCCGGAATTGACGAGCACGCCGTCGTCGGTGAACGCCGCCTCGCTCACCTCCGGCGCCTCCGGGACGGTCTCGCCGTCCCAATCGTCAGGTTCGGGGGCGATG
The sequence above is drawn from the Halalkalicoccus sp. NIPERK01 genome and encodes:
- the thsB gene encoding thermosome subunit beta: MSQRMQQGQPMIIMGEDAQRVQDRNAQDYNISAARAVAESVRSTLGPKGMDKMLVDSMGSVTITNDGVTILKEMDIDNPTAEMIIEVAETQEDEAGDGTTTAVAIAGELLKNAEDLLEQDIHPTAIIKGFHMAAEQAREEVDNVAERVDASDEDLLKKVAETSMTGKGAELNKEHLAQLIVDAVGKVTVETDEGDSVVDLEFLEIETQTGRSAGDSELLEGAIVDKDPVHDDMPTEVEEAKVLLLNEPIEVEEADVDTNVSIDSPDQLQQFLDQEEAQLKKKVEQIVETGADVVFCQKGIDDLAQHYLAKEGILAVRRAKKSDLEFLKEVLDASIVSDLDSATSEDLGEGSVVRDETDEMFYVTGEDSHGATLLLRGSTEHVVDELERGISDALEVVAQTVSDGRVLSGGGAIEVELASRLRDYADSVSGREQLAVEAFADALELVPRVLAENAGLDSIDTLVDLRAAHESGESRAGLNVFSGDVEDTFEAGIVEPAHAKEQALTSATEAANLVLKIDDIISAGDLSTDKGDDEEGGAPGGMGGMGGMGGMGGAM
- a CDS encoding ornithine cyclodeaminase family protein; amino-acid sequence: MQTLLLNSDDVAENARLSELIPAIEDAFAAYERGDAQMPPKSYIDLPQYNGDFRSMPAYLDAGEWDAAGIKWVNVHPDNPADHDLPTVLGTMIYSDPETAVPLAIMDGTELTMQRTGAAAAVATDHLAVAEASSMGIVGAGAQAYTQLAAIAEIRPIRKVIISDLDDERVERFVSHFSDRFDVSGGSIQEAASCDVLSTVTPVEDPIVPREAVGEHTHVNAMGADAEGKHEIADEVLLDAKLVIDDHAQTTHSGEINVPYNEGVLTDGDIHAAIGEIVVGNREGRTPEDGITVFDSTGLAIQDVAAAHVVYEHAAENDNGYPFDLLGLN
- the leuS gene encoding leucine--tRNA ligase, which translates into the protein MSERDYDHTAIERRWQEAWAEADAYRTADDVEDPRYVLGMYPYPSGKLHMGHVRNYTITDAYARYRRMRGDDVLHPMGWDAFGLPAENAAKERDTNPRDWTFDCIETMREQMKSMGFGYDWEREITTCTPEYYRWNQWLFERFHEEGLVERRDAEVNWCPECETVLADEQVEGEDELCWRCGTPVEQRELEQWFLKITEYADELLESIDDLEGWPNSVRQMQRNWIGRQDGTELEFEVEDHGSVEAFTTRVDTIHGATFFALAPDHPISERLAEEDEEIRTFVEHEADPEGDEPNGVGTGLTATNPVTGEEIPVFVADFVLSDVGTGALMAVPGHDERDHAFARKHDIEIRPVIAPEPDDWDGETVPEAPEVSEAAFTDDGVLVNSGEHSGLDSETARERITEEVESAEWTTQYQLRDWGISRQRYWGTPIPVVHCPECGPVMVPDEELPVELPEFVNTTGNPLDAAEEWKETTCPDCGADAERETDTMDTFVDSSWYFLRYVSPDLDEAPFDRERASDWMPVDQYVGGIEHAVMHLLYARFFTKVLADHEGLEHREPFTNLLAQGMVQLEGEKMSKSKGNVVSPQRIVEEYGADTARLFMMQAAQPERDFDWSEEGVRSTYAFLGRLKGMVESHVEDAPAGADDAVASYVGSEIDATVAIATDAFDDLTFNEALRETQELVRTLRQYAAYTEPHAATYERGLSAVVRLLAPVAPHLAESLWARLGSEGFVVDADWPSAEIDREYVEKRRRLVENTRKDVRDIVEVAGIEDPKRIDVVVAPDWKYDALEIAVESDAENLIGELMGHDHIREQGDAAADYGQDLQAEREALSMTLPPEGEHAALEAAAWLLEREFEAPVGVIRAADAADDVVRKAEPGRPAIHIED